A genomic region of Enterococcus sp. 12C11_DIV0727 contains the following coding sequences:
- the amaP gene encoding alkaline shock response membrane anchor protein AmaP, translating to MKRLLKTIFMLIIVLLFIGTLGVLSQLIDIPWLTDQVDSLLYSYPLGKSLFEGILLILGGLLLLSLIIVFSVSGRRKHLVVKSGKDRIDIPKSTVIQIVEDTYSTIIHPDKTKLTVKIKGKQKVAVNVRVDVRSKERSRPLAEEIKEQLQQSLSAALESIDSRVTVQLREKDPIETGAFGKKQSRVI from the coding sequence ATGAAACGATTACTGAAGACTATTTTTATGCTGATCATCGTGCTATTGTTTATTGGAACATTAGGGGTACTCAGTCAGCTGATCGACATTCCTTGGTTGACCGATCAAGTAGACTCGCTTTTATACAGCTATCCTTTGGGTAAGTCTCTTTTTGAAGGTATTTTACTCATTTTAGGGGGACTTTTGCTTCTTAGTCTGATCATTGTTTTTTCCGTATCAGGACGAAGAAAGCATTTAGTAGTGAAATCTGGTAAAGATCGAATCGACATTCCGAAAAGTACAGTAATCCAAATCGTAGAAGATACCTATAGTACGATTATTCACCCAGATAAAACGAAGTTGACTGTTAAAATCAAAGGCAAACAAAAAGTTGCTGTCAACGTCAGAGTCGATGTTAGAAGCAAAGAACGCTCTCGTCCGTTGGCAGAAGAAATCAAGGAACAATTACAACAATCATTGTCAGCTGCACTGGAATCGATTGATAGCCGAGTAACTGTTCAATTAAGAGAAAAAGATCCAATAGAAACAGGGGCATTTGGTAAAAAACAATCACGGGTGATTTAG
- a CDS encoding DUF2273 domain-containing protein, with protein sequence MNQEKKDYWMNELRPYRFRIIWTTVFFLLALILLWIGFGKTLVLLIFAAIGYIIGKMRDEDLDIYSLIDSVRSMIGI encoded by the coding sequence ATGAATCAAGAGAAAAAAGATTATTGGATGAACGAACTGAGACCTTATCGTTTTCGGATAATTTGGACGACGGTATTTTTCTTACTCGCATTGATTTTGCTGTGGATTGGTTTTGGTAAGACACTTGTCTTGTTGATTTTTGCAGCAATCGGCTATATTATCGGAAAAATGCGGGATGAAGATTTAGATATTTATTCCTTGATAGATTCAGTCAGGTCTATGATCGGAATTTAA
- a CDS encoding Asp23/Gls24 family envelope stress response protein, with amino-acid sequence MTEAVQNNSSALKTKLTFDDVVIKKIVGVVISDSDGILGLSGNLFTDFADRFRDNEDVTKGIGVEVGTKQVAVDVSVICKYDVAISEVFDVTVEKVKEAIKHMTGLELVEFNMNVDDVMTKEQYLEKYRGKDSEENKKDN; translated from the coding sequence ATGACAGAAGCAGTACAAAATAATTCAAGTGCTTTAAAAACAAAGTTGACATTTGATGATGTAGTCATCAAAAAAATCGTAGGTGTGGTAATATCTGATAGCGATGGTATTTTGGGCTTGAGCGGTAATCTTTTTACTGATTTTGCTGATCGTTTTAGAGACAATGAAGATGTGACTAAAGGGATCGGTGTTGAAGTCGGTACCAAACAAGTGGCTGTCGACGTATCCGTGATCTGTAAATATGATGTAGCGATCTCAGAAGTTTTTGATGTTACTGTTGAAAAAGTCAAAGAAGCGATCAAACATATGACGGGCTTAGAGCTAGTAGAATTTAACATGAATGTCGATGACGTTATGACAAAAGAGCAATATTTGGAAAAATATCGTGGTAAAGATAGTGAAGAAAATAAGAAAGACAACTAG
- a CDS encoding methylated-DNA--[protein]-cysteine S-methyltransferase translates to MKLNVPFGSIWLDADHEGLTTISFSELKQHQTNQFTEHAAKELKEYFAGQRTCFTVPLSIHGGTKFQRNVWKALYQIPYGETRSYLDIAQAVDSPKAVRAIGQANSKNPIPIIVPCHRVIGKNGKLTGYSGSSEQARLDIKRFLLHVENVSI, encoded by the coding sequence ATGAAACTTAATGTTCCTTTTGGCTCTATTTGGTTAGATGCCGACCATGAAGGTCTAACTACTATCTCTTTTTCTGAACTAAAACAGCATCAAACCAATCAATTTACAGAACACGCTGCTAAAGAGCTGAAAGAATATTTTGCTGGTCAACGCACTTGTTTTACTGTCCCTTTATCCATTCACGGCGGCACTAAATTTCAGAGAAATGTTTGGAAAGCTCTTTATCAAATTCCTTATGGTGAGACCCGTAGCTATTTAGATATTGCTCAAGCTGTTGATTCGCCAAAAGCTGTTCGAGCAATTGGTCAGGCAAATAGTAAAAATCCGATTCCGATCATCGTTCCTTGTCATCGAGTAATCGGCAAAAACGGAAAATTGACTGGCTATTCAGGTAGTTCTGAACAAGCTAGGCTTGATATCAAACGTTTTTTACTCCATGTAGAAAATGTCTCTATTTAA
- a CDS encoding bifunctional metallophosphatase/5'-nucleotidase has translation MEEIVIFHTNDLHSHLENWPKIRRYLRSQKAQYELAGKTVLTVDLGDFVDRWHPLTEATDGQANVELMNEIGYDAATIGNNEGVGNSKEQLNHLYDHRHFDVLLGNLFDLKTGQAPDWASPYKIIETKCHTKIGLIALTAPFPLTYRPNGWDIRSTKETLPALIRDVQPQCDVLVLMSHLGIDEDIKIANQFPEVNVLLGSHTHHLFKHGEKINRTQLSAAGKFGYYIGEVHLSIENGRIIHSEAKAIPTSDFPLASEDQREGDDYLALGHQLLKAQKIAEIKQPLLVDLNAEQPLIVTTLKAIKEKGQTEAAILNNGLFLSDIPKGIVDADQLHESLPHPMHLIRVTLSGTELLRMIREMEKNRNYLRMFPITGMGFRGKVFGELYYDGITYELQKQQVLWQNRPIEPLGEYTFTTVDHFMFIPFFPTIELAGKVEFIFPEFLRTVLGNYLNTHYPIQ, from the coding sequence ATGGAAGAAATCGTCATCTTTCACACGAATGATTTACATTCACACTTAGAAAATTGGCCTAAAATCAGAAGATATTTACGCTCTCAAAAAGCACAATATGAGCTGGCAGGTAAAACAGTTTTGACTGTGGATTTAGGCGATTTTGTCGATCGTTGGCATCCGTTGACAGAAGCTACTGATGGTCAAGCAAATGTAGAATTGATGAATGAGATCGGTTATGATGCCGCTACAATCGGCAATAATGAAGGCGTAGGGAATTCTAAAGAGCAGCTGAATCATTTATATGATCATCGGCATTTTGATGTATTATTAGGAAACTTGTTCGATTTAAAAACCGGTCAAGCACCTGACTGGGCAAGCCCTTATAAAATTATAGAAACTAAGTGTCATACAAAGATTGGTTTGATTGCATTAACAGCGCCATTTCCTTTAACCTATAGACCAAATGGCTGGGATATCCGATCTACGAAAGAGACCTTACCAGCATTGATCAGAGACGTTCAGCCCCAATGTGACGTGCTTGTTTTAATGAGTCATTTGGGGATTGACGAAGATATTAAAATCGCCAATCAATTTCCCGAAGTCAATGTATTACTAGGGTCACATACGCATCATTTATTTAAACATGGGGAAAAAATCAATCGTACACAACTTTCTGCTGCTGGTAAATTTGGCTATTATATTGGAGAGGTTCATTTAAGCATTGAAAATGGTAGGATTATTCATAGTGAAGCCAAAGCAATCCCGACTAGTGATTTCCCACTAGCATCAGAAGACCAACGAGAAGGTGATGACTACTTGGCTTTAGGACATCAACTGTTGAAAGCACAAAAAATTGCTGAAATAAAACAACCATTGCTGGTTGATTTGAATGCTGAACAACCGTTGATTGTAACGACCTTAAAAGCAATAAAAGAAAAAGGCCAGACAGAAGCTGCAATTTTAAACAATGGCCTATTTTTATCTGATATTCCAAAAGGAATCGTGGATGCAGACCAACTTCATGAAAGTCTGCCTCATCCAATGCATTTGATTCGGGTGACTTTATCTGGGACAGAATTGCTTCGAATGATCCGAGAGATGGAAAAAAATCGCAATTATCTAAGAATGTTTCCGATTACTGGAATGGGTTTTCGCGGTAAAGTTTTTGGAGAGCTTTACTATGATGGCATAACGTATGAGTTGCAAAAGCAACAAGTGCTGTGGCAAAATCGACCAATCGAGCCGCTAGGTGAATACACTTTCACAACAGTCGATCACTTCATGTTTATTCCGTTTTTCCCAACGATCGAGCTTGCGGGCAAGGTGGAGTTTATTTTCCCAGAATTCCTCAGAACGGTTTTAGGGAACTACTTGAACACGCACTACCCAATCCAATAA
- a CDS encoding YutD family protein: MTEKVNKPYKSAKPAKHKEEPTATLTEEITAVLEEIKEEPVKEKKKGEVVTLVDEVHVTIGERQYLLVKNHREAFDGERLGERFSDVLSRYDYIVGDWGYDQLRLKGFFNESNRKAAPEQRIDTLEDYLYEYCNFGCAYFVIERVGGKREKQQTRRKKPNKKPIHQNQAHTEEKRVPVNNKTKPVIKNRKENEPQKAVIGKPKSEAAKGRSFTIRQREE; this comes from the coding sequence ATGACAGAAAAAGTAAATAAACCATACAAATCAGCGAAACCAGCTAAACATAAAGAAGAACCAACAGCAACGTTAACAGAAGAAATCACAGCTGTTCTTGAAGAGATAAAAGAAGAACCAGTCAAAGAAAAGAAAAAAGGTGAAGTTGTCACACTGGTAGACGAAGTTCATGTAACAATCGGTGAACGCCAATACCTTTTGGTGAAAAATCATCGTGAAGCTTTTGACGGCGAGCGTTTGGGCGAGCGTTTTAGTGATGTTCTTTCCAGATATGATTATATTGTCGGTGATTGGGGATATGACCAGCTTCGCTTAAAAGGTTTCTTTAATGAGTCAAATCGGAAGGCTGCACCTGAGCAAAGAATCGATACATTAGAAGATTATTTATATGAATATTGTAATTTTGGTTGTGCTTATTTTGTGATTGAACGAGTAGGTGGCAAACGAGAAAAACAACAAACTCGCCGTAAGAAACCAAATAAAAAGCCAATCCACCAAAATCAAGCTCATACTGAAGAAAAACGAGTTCCAGTTAACAATAAAACCAAACCGGTGATAAAAAACCGTAAAGAAAATGAACCCCAAAAAGCAGTTATTGGTAAGCCAAAAAGTGAGGCTGCTAAAGGTCGCTCATTTACTATTCGCCAACGTGAGGAGTAA
- a CDS encoding TIGR01457 family HAD-type hydrolase — protein MEKHYQGYLIDLDGTIYLGKEVIPAGKRFVECLQELALPFLFVTNNTTKTPEAVSERLAQEFDIHVSAKTVYTASLATIDYMKEQGKGNRVYVIGESGLVDLILSAGFVWDEETPDYVVVGLDTDINYEKFATAALCIRNGATFIGTNPDKSIPTERGLLPGAGSFISLVQTATQTDPIMIGKPNAIIMNEALKVMQLDKEQVVMVGDNYETDIQSGLQNGIDSLLVLSGFTAKSAVPSLPEQPTYVVDSLDEWIF, from the coding sequence GTGGAAAAACATTACCAAGGGTATTTAATTGATTTAGATGGTACGATTTATCTAGGAAAAGAAGTAATTCCAGCAGGTAAACGCTTTGTTGAGTGTCTACAGGAATTAGCGTTACCATTTCTTTTTGTGACCAACAATACGACTAAAACACCAGAAGCGGTTTCCGAGCGATTAGCGCAAGAGTTTGATATTCATGTTTCAGCTAAAACAGTCTATACTGCTAGTCTTGCAACGATCGACTATATGAAAGAGCAAGGAAAAGGCAACCGTGTTTACGTGATTGGGGAATCTGGATTAGTCGATTTGATATTATCGGCTGGTTTTGTTTGGGATGAAGAGACACCAGATTATGTGGTAGTTGGTTTGGATACCGATATTAATTATGAAAAATTTGCAACGGCGGCCTTGTGTATCAGAAATGGTGCGACGTTTATCGGTACAAATCCTGATAAAAGCATTCCAACTGAGCGTGGCTTATTACCTGGTGCCGGCTCATTTATTTCATTAGTTCAAACAGCAACACAAACGGATCCAATCATGATTGGAAAACCAAATGCAATTATTATGAATGAAGCCTTGAAAGTGATGCAACTAGACAAAGAACAGGTAGTAATGGTTGGTGATAACTATGAAACGGATATTCAATCGGGCCTTCAAAATGGGATTGATAGTTTATTAGTTTTATCCGGCTTTACAGCAAAATCAGCAGTTCCTAGTTTACCTGAACAGCCAACCTATGTTGTCGATTCGCTAGATGAATGGATTTTTTGA
- a CDS encoding TIGR01906 family membrane protein, with amino-acid sequence MKRKEQSWVWRERAGIVCLILTIISLSITLTINFRPLYMIDIDVLNILDYVSLDKADLLKNYGELMSYLNNPFNHTLQLSDFPVSKSGAFHFYEVKRLFLLCYGVLIVTIIPSGFFIKRLIKDKRVWRLIRPFQWGMIIPVIFGTIMAFGFDQFFVAFHGVFFNNDDWLFDPVTDPIINVLPETFFMHCFILFFVLLELCFLIGILFGKRELKKI; translated from the coding sequence ATGAAAAGGAAAGAGCAAAGCTGGGTTTGGCGTGAGCGCGCTGGAATTGTCTGTTTGATTTTGACGATCATCTCTTTGAGTATTACGTTAACCATTAATTTTCGACCATTGTATATGATCGATATCGACGTACTAAATATTTTAGATTATGTTTCACTTGATAAAGCAGACTTGTTAAAAAATTATGGGGAATTAATGTCCTATCTAAACAATCCATTCAATCACACACTGCAATTATCAGATTTTCCTGTATCAAAAAGTGGTGCCTTTCATTTTTATGAAGTCAAAAGACTTTTTTTACTCTGTTATGGCGTACTGATTGTTACGATAATTCCCAGTGGCTTCTTTATTAAGCGTTTGATCAAGGATAAACGAGTGTGGCGCTTGATTCGTCCATTTCAATGGGGAATGATCATTCCTGTGATTTTTGGAACGATCATGGCCTTTGGTTTTGATCAATTTTTTGTGGCCTTTCATGGTGTGTTTTTCAATAATGATGATTGGTTATTTGATCCTGTGACGGATCCAATCATCAATGTATTGCCAGAAACATTTTTTATGCATTGCTTTATTCTCTTTTTTGTTTTACTAGAATTATGTTTCTTGATTGGTATCCTTTTTGGGAAACGAGAATTAAAAAAAATATAA
- a CDS encoding MarR family winged helix-turn-helix transcriptional regulator — translation MEEQSLMEQFLRLQGMMQRYFMKRRREHGPFGNPHRGQGRVLSLLKLKPETTQKELSYLLDMRPQSLGELLAKLEKNGYISREPLESDRRVMVIRLTEAGMAAADNNDQEEATIFDVLTESEQESFKIIISKLLDALESEIPEEERGFKGHHMHGRGRHGGPRHGFNNGKMGRDFDPREMFGGPGFPKNGKFGFDPSKEATDEEDDGFSDF, via the coding sequence ATGGAAGAACAATCATTGATGGAACAGTTTCTAAGGTTACAAGGGATGATGCAAAGATATTTTATGAAACGTCGTAGAGAACATGGACCTTTTGGAAATCCTCATCGAGGACAAGGCAGAGTTTTAAGCTTGCTAAAACTCAAACCTGAAACAACCCAAAAAGAATTGTCTTATTTGTTGGATATGCGTCCTCAATCGTTAGGTGAATTGCTAGCTAAATTAGAAAAAAATGGGTACATTAGCCGAGAACCACTTGAAAGCGATCGCCGTGTAATGGTGATTCGTTTAACTGAGGCTGGTATGGCAGCAGCTGATAATAACGATCAAGAAGAAGCGACGATCTTTGATGTATTGACTGAGTCAGAACAAGAATCGTTTAAAATCATCATAAGTAAACTACTTGATGCCTTGGAATCTGAGATACCAGAAGAAGAACGTGGTTTTAAAGGACACCATATGCACGGTCGCGGTAGACATGGTGGTCCACGACACGGTTTTAATAATGGAAAAATGGGACGTGACTTTGATCCACGGGAGATGTTTGGTGGACCTGGTTTTCCTAAAAATGGAAAATTTGGGTTTGACCCATCAAAAGAAGCAACTGATGAGGAAGATGATGGGTTTAGTGATTTTTAA
- a CDS encoding DUF1836 domain-containing protein: MNEIKSSLRVWGEELVDVHLPRWHELPELELYMDQVITLVERYLSPVILKEKHTLLTSSMVNNYVKLGLIPAPNKKRYNQKHLAFLIAITLLKQVLTIPEIKQGILYQGAAVGIREAYNLFCEEQEAAIAVVVAQALGNESVAAFDQQIPVEFLIVKGATLSFATKLFTEKVIELAQKNLKEDEEQSNE; the protein is encoded by the coding sequence GTGAATGAAATAAAATCCTCTTTACGAGTTTGGGGAGAAGAGTTAGTAGACGTCCACTTGCCAAGATGGCATGAACTACCTGAATTAGAACTATATATGGATCAAGTCATCACACTTGTAGAGCGATACTTATCTCCAGTTATTTTAAAAGAAAAACATACATTGTTGACTTCATCAATGGTCAATAATTATGTCAAGCTGGGCTTGATTCCAGCGCCTAATAAAAAACGCTATAATCAAAAACACTTAGCATTTTTAATTGCAATCACGTTATTAAAACAAGTACTGACAATCCCAGAAATCAAGCAGGGCATCCTTTATCAAGGTGCAGCTGTTGGAATCCGAGAAGCGTATAATTTATTTTGTGAAGAACAAGAAGCAGCGATTGCTGTTGTGGTTGCACAAGCTTTAGGGAATGAATCTGTGGCAGCATTTGATCAGCAGATACCTGTAGAATTTTTGATTGTAAAAGGTGCAACATTGTCATTTGCAACGAAGTTATTCACTGAAAAGGTAATTGAGTTAGCTCAAAAAAACTTAAAAGAAGATGAGGAACAATCGAATGAATAA
- a CDS encoding DegV family protein, whose amino-acid sequence MNKEKIALLVDSGTDVPQELVEQYGMYMIPLQIIYKDRIYTDKVDITPEEVYERLPIEIPSTSLPDGETITKIFEKIKADGYENLLAVTISSGLSGTFNVVRLIAEDFEGLDTFVLDTKNIGIGSGLQAIEAAKLIEAGHSWDELKTKLTNDVKKAKVFFNVATLEYLQKGGRIGLVASILGNALKLNPIISCNSDGVYHTVAKARGRKKSLDKTFELIKAFIGEHQKFVLAVAQGQAVEEAEAFYEKLKANFPQAEKIYFGTISPALVVHTGPGLLGIGIQLLD is encoded by the coding sequence ATGAATAAAGAAAAAATTGCTCTATTAGTAGACTCAGGAACAGATGTACCACAAGAATTAGTGGAACAATATGGCATGTATATGATTCCGTTACAAATTATCTATAAAGATCGTATTTATACGGATAAGGTAGATATTACACCAGAAGAAGTATACGAACGTTTACCGATTGAAATTCCAAGCACTTCTTTACCAGATGGCGAAACGATTACTAAGATTTTTGAAAAAATTAAAGCAGATGGTTATGAAAATTTACTGGCTGTTACGATTTCTAGTGGATTGAGTGGAACATTTAACGTGGTACGTTTGATTGCAGAAGATTTTGAGGGGTTAGATACCTTTGTTTTAGATACAAAAAATATTGGGATCGGTAGTGGCCTCCAGGCAATCGAAGCAGCAAAATTGATTGAAGCAGGTCATTCATGGGATGAGCTTAAAACGAAATTAACAAATGACGTAAAAAAAGCCAAAGTCTTTTTTAATGTAGCAACATTAGAATATTTACAAAAAGGTGGACGAATTGGATTAGTGGCTTCAATTTTAGGAAATGCGTTAAAACTAAATCCAATCATCTCGTGTAATAGTGACGGTGTCTATCACACTGTAGCGAAAGCGCGTGGTAGAAAGAAGAGTCTAGATAAAACCTTTGAATTAATCAAGGCGTTTATTGGAGAGCATCAGAAGTTTGTATTGGCGGTAGCGCAAGGACAAGCTGTAGAAGAAGCGGAAGCTTTTTATGAAAAGTTGAAAGCAAACTTCCCTCAGGCAGAAAAAATTTATTTTGGAACGATTAGTCCTGCCTTAGTCGTTCATACTGGACCAGGACTATTAGGAATCGGTATCCAGCTTTTAGATTAA
- a CDS encoding MIP/aquaporin family protein, which translates to MYEKAIAECLGTFILVFFGTATAVLGGGIEGIGTTGIALAFGLTIIAAAYSIGTISGAHLNPAVSLGMWVNKRISTMDLLYYIVGQIVGGLIASFALLTVLNASGKETTNLGQNAFGDLSAFGALMVEIILTFIFVLVIMTVTSAKKGNANLAGIVIGLTLTMIHLVGIPLTGTSVNPARSLAPAIFVGGEALSQVWVFIVAPLIGGLLAALVGKYLLDTED; encoded by the coding sequence ATCTATGAAAAAGCAATTGCAGAATGTCTTGGAACATTTATCTTAGTTTTCTTTGGTACAGCAACCGCAGTTTTAGGTGGCGGGATTGAGGGGATCGGTACGACGGGGATTGCTTTAGCTTTCGGTTTGACGATCATTGCAGCAGCTTACAGCATTGGTACAATTTCAGGTGCGCATTTGAATCCAGCAGTTTCATTAGGAATGTGGGTCAATAAACGAATTTCAACAATGGACTTACTTTATTATATCGTGGGACAAATCGTTGGTGGTTTGATCGCGTCATTTGCTTTGTTAACAGTTTTAAACGCTTCTGGCAAAGAGACAACAAACTTAGGCCAAAATGCTTTTGGTGACTTAAGTGCTTTTGGTGCTTTAATGGTAGAAATTATTTTAACCTTTATTTTTGTTTTAGTTATCATGACTGTAACGAGTGCTAAAAAAGGCAATGCGAACCTTGCAGGCATTGTCATTGGTTTGACGTTAACAATGATTCACTTAGTTGGTATTCCACTAACTGGTACATCTGTTAACCCAGCCAGAAGTTTAGCACCAGCGATTTTTGTTGGCGGTGAAGCATTATCTCAAGTTTGGGTATTTATTGTAGCTCCGCTAATTGGTGGTCTACTTGCAGCTTTAGTCGGCAAATACTTACTTGATACTGAAGACTAA
- a CDS encoding SDR family NAD(P)-dependent oxidoreductase, whose translation MKYTVITGASSGIGLEAAKAFSKLGKNLILIARRKERLDQLKQAIVSEFPDLEVIVKVADLSQRESVLTLYADLKKYVIETWINNAGLGYYHTVAKQDLDKVGQMLQLNVEALTLLSTLYVTDYENVENTQLINLSSAGGYKNVPNAVTYCATKFYVSAFTEGLALELQAKGAPLKVKVLAPAATETEFAQIANGSQSYDYTEAFSTFHTAKEMAQFLIELYLSPKVVGHVDRDTFTFTLSDPLFDHYQTGMKNM comes from the coding sequence ATGAAGTATACAGTGATCACAGGAGCTAGTTCTGGAATAGGTTTGGAAGCGGCAAAAGCGTTTAGCAAACTAGGCAAGAATTTGATTTTGATTGCTCGAAGAAAAGAGCGGCTTGATCAATTAAAACAAGCAATTGTATCAGAATTTCCTGATTTAGAGGTCATAGTCAAAGTAGCAGATTTATCACAAAGAGAATCTGTTCTGACCTTATATGCTGATTTAAAAAAGTATGTTATCGAGACTTGGATCAATAATGCCGGCTTAGGTTATTATCATACCGTAGCAAAGCAAGATTTAGATAAAGTAGGCCAAATGTTACAGCTGAACGTTGAAGCATTGACGTTACTTTCTACGCTATATGTTACAGACTACGAAAATGTAGAAAATACCCAATTGATTAATCTTTCATCTGCTGGCGGGTATAAAAATGTTCCGAATGCTGTCACTTATTGCGCAACTAAATTTTATGTCAGTGCTTTTACCGAAGGACTTGCTTTAGAGTTACAAGCAAAAGGCGCTCCTTTGAAAGTGAAAGTCTTAGCACCAGCAGCGACAGAAACTGAATTCGCACAAATAGCAAATGGTTCGCAGTCTTATGACTACACTGAAGCTTTTTCAACCTTCCATACCGCAAAAGAGATGGCTCAATTTCTGATTGAACTTTATCTTAGTCCCAAAGTAGTTGGTCATGTTGATAGAGATACCTTTACCTTCACTTTATCTGACCCTTTATTCGATCATTACCAAACAGGCATGAAAAATATGTAA
- a CDS encoding MerR family transcriptional regulator → MYTISEFSKKIGISEYTLRYYEKEGLIEPSRDQHNYRMYGDQDIEWASFVIKLKNTGIELREIKKYTELRKIGDSTISERKELLLNHRVKILAEFEKTKSHLQLLDDKLALYDQMEKEYTN, encoded by the coding sequence ATGTATACAATCAGTGAATTTTCAAAAAAAATTGGCATAAGTGAATATACATTAAGGTATTATGAAAAGGAAGGACTGATCGAACCATCTAGAGATCAGCATAATTATCGGATGTATGGTGATCAAGATATTGAGTGGGCAAGTTTTGTGATAAAATTAAAAAATACAGGAATTGAGTTAAGAGAAATCAAAAAATACACTGAGTTAAGAAAAATCGGTGATTCAACGATTTCTGAGCGAAAAGAATTACTATTAAACCATCGAGTAAAAATTCTAGCTGAATTTGAAAAAACAAAAAGTCACCTACAATTATTAGATGATAAACTTGCCTTATATGATCAAATGGAAAAAGAGTATACTAACTAA
- a CDS encoding S66 family peptidase has product MKPPRLQAGDEIRVIAPSSSFSHLTDFGIQAATEKLNALGFTVTFSEHTTERDSLGSSSIMSRVKDLHEAFSDDNVKGILTAIGGFNSNELLPYLDFELIKRHPKVFCGYSDITALCNAITTKTKLLTYVGPHFSSFQMEELQPYQTLAFLQATATEDAFELSASKTWSQDEWYLAEPQRVLHANEWKIYSHSKPVTGTCYGGNLGTFQLLFGTRFLPELERSILFIESAEEDDYHDFARGLAALLQVVKHPQALLIGRFPQETEMTEERLLTILAKYPLLREIPVIYDMNFGHTQPIFTIPIGDNATVDTKQQKITFF; this is encoded by the coding sequence ATGAAACCACCACGATTACAAGCTGGCGATGAGATTCGAGTCATTGCTCCATCTAGCAGTTTTTCACATTTAACTGACTTTGGTATTCAAGCAGCCACGGAAAAATTAAATGCCTTGGGCTTTACGGTAACCTTTTCTGAACACACAACCGAACGAGACTCTCTTGGTTCATCTTCGATCATGAGTCGGGTAAAAGACCTCCATGAAGCATTTTCAGATGATAACGTCAAAGGAATACTTACAGCGATCGGCGGATTCAATAGTAATGAATTACTGCCGTATTTGGATTTTGAATTAATCAAACGTCATCCAAAAGTTTTTTGTGGGTATAGCGACATCACAGCCTTATGTAATGCGATTACTACTAAAACCAAGCTGTTGACTTATGTAGGCCCTCATTTTTCCAGTTTTCAAATGGAGGAACTTCAGCCTTATCAGACGTTAGCTTTTTTACAGGCAACGGCTACAGAAGATGCCTTTGAATTATCCGCTTCTAAAACCTGGAGTCAAGACGAATGGTATCTAGCTGAACCACAACGGGTCTTACATGCCAATGAATGGAAAATTTATAGTCACTCAAAGCCTGTCACTGGGACTTGCTATGGTGGTAATCTTGGTACGTTCCAATTACTTTTTGGAACACGCTTCTTGCCTGAACTTGAACGTTCAATTTTATTTATCGAAAGTGCTGAGGAAGATGACTATCATGATTTTGCTCGTGGTTTAGCCGCTTTACTTCAAGTTGTCAAACATCCGCAAGCGCTACTCATTGGCCGTTTTCCTCAAGAAACTGAAATGACGGAAGAACGTCTTTTGACCATTTTGGCAAAGTATCCGCTATTACGAGAAATACCTGTAATTTACGATATGAATTTTGGTCATACACAACCGATTTTTACAATTCCAATTGGAGATAACGCTACAGTTGATACGAAACAGCAAAAAATCACCTTTTTTTAA